The region CTGGGGGCGCGGGTGGAGTTGGTGGCGTGCGTGGGCGACGACGCATACGGTCGAGAGGCCCTCGACCTTTGGTGTCGAGAGGGCATCTCCACAGAGCATGTAGTCCAAGTAGGGGACCATCCAACGGGGGTCGGCTTCATACTCGTGGACGAATCCGGACAGAATTCGATCGCCATAGACCCCGGAGCGAACGATGCCCTAGGACCGCGGATGATAGACGCCGCCCAAGGGGCGTTTGATCGCAGCGCCGTGTGCTTGGTGCAGTTGGAGATCTCGCTGGAGTCTGCTGCGCATGCGCTGAGGAAGGCGAAGGAGGCAGGCTGTATCACCGTCCTCAATCCGGCTCCCGCGCGGCGGATCCCCGACGAGGTGTGGGGGTACGTCGATGTGATCACGCCCAACGAGGGAGAGGCCGCCGTGGTGCTGGGCGAGGAGGGAAACGAGGAGAACCTCGGCAAACTGCTGTTGGAAAGGGTCAACTTGGCGGCGGTGGTGACGCTGGGCGAAAAGGGAGCGCTCGTGTTGGAGAAATCGGGGGCCGTCCAACGGGTGCCCGCATTCCCGGTACCTACCAGGGACACCACCGGCGCGGGCGACGCCTTCTCCGGGGCACTCGGGTTGAGGCTGGCGCAGGGAAGCGACGTTGTCGAAGCAGCCCGGTGGGGCGCCGCGGCGGGCGCGCTGACGTGCACGGTACCGGGTGTGGTACCGGCGCTGCCGGACAGGAAAGCGCTGCTCCGCTTGCTCTCGGGGAACGAGGAATTGGCCGTGAGGGGTGGAGCATGATACCGCGGACCGGCGTGGGTGGGGACACCCGACCCGGACCTCACCTCGGTGGCATCATCCGGCAAGAACAGGGGTTCGCCACGTGAAGGATACCGGATCGAAGGCCATGACGGCGAGACAGTCACATAGAACCTTCCCGCCGGAGACGCTACGCTCAAGCCTAAGTCACCTCTTGATGGCCAGAGAGAGCGGAGTGTTGACCGCCCTTGCCATGCTGGTCTTCGCAGGGAGCTTCGTCGCGCCGGGGCTCTGGGCGCCGCAGAACATGCTGAACGTCGGCCAACAGGTAGCGCAGATCGGAATCATGGCCGTCGGGATGACTTTCGTCATCATCACCGCGCAGATAGATCTGAGCGTGGGTTCCATCTACGCTCTCGCAGCCGTGGTCACGGGTCTGCTCCTTACGCAGGGCTCTCCGGCGTGGGTCGCGTGCCTCGGAGGATTAGCGGTGGGCTTCTGTGCCGGGCTAGTCAATGGGCTCACCACCGTCTACCTGCACATACCGTCTTTCATCGTCACACTCGGAACGCTCAGCGCTTTTCGCGGTCTGACCTTGCTGCTCACCAACGGTTCCCCGATCTCGCTCGATGCGAACCAGGCGAACGTGCAGACCTTCTCGCTCCTCGGCCAGGGCCTACTATTCAGCGTCGTGCCCATGGAGTTCGCCTTCCTCATCCTGACCTTCATCTTCGGCTATGTGTTGCTAGCCTGGACCAAGTACGGCTTCTACGTGTACGCGGTGGGCGGCAGTGCCGAGGCGGCCCGGTTATGCGGCATCAACGTGGCTCGCGTGCGCCTCACCAGCTTCGTGATACTCGGCACCCTCAGCGCCTTCTCCGGCATCCTTGGTCTATCGTTCTTGAACTACGTACAGGGGGTCACGGGGCAGGGTCTCGAGCTCGTCGTGATTTCGGCCGTGATCATCGGTGGGACGGCTCTCTTCGGCGGCTCCGGCACGATGTTGGGCACCCTTATCGGGGTTGCTTTGATCGGGGTCCTACAAAACATACTCGTGCTGAGCGGCCTGTCGTCGTTCTGGCAGATCCTGGTTGTGGGGGTGGTGGTCATCCTGGCGGTGGCGCTGGATTCCTACCTTCGGCGCAGACGAAAGATGAAGGGGCCTTAAGTTGGTACTGGACAGACGGAGACAAAGGGGAAACGGCATACTTAAGCGCGGAATCATAACCTTGGCGGCATTGGTCGTTGCCGCGTTCGTCGTCGCAGCTTGCGGTGGCGTCGTCCAGCCTGGAGACGAAGGCGGGGGCAGCGGACAAGACGGCTTCCGGCTCGCCGACTACATCCGCGAGCACGTGGAGAACGGGGACAAGCTGGTCATACGCGTCAGCTACCACAACACCTCGCTCGGCTTTGCAAACCCTATCCGGGAGGGGGTAGAGAAGGCCAAAAGAGAACTTGGCGTCGACGCGGAACTCATCGGTCCCGCCAACGGGAGCGCCCAGGAGCAGGTTTCGGAGCTTCAGACCTTAATCTCGCAGCAGAAGGTCGACGGGCTCGCCGTCTCGTCGGCGAGCAACGACGCGCTCAAGCCCGTGATAGCCCAGGCCTACAACGCCGGCATCCCAATCATCTCCTTCAATACCAACAACCCCGGCTCCAAACAGATGGCCTTCGTGGGCCAGGATCTCGTCCAATCCGGGAGGTTCGAGGCCGAACAACTCCGAAAGGAGCTCGGGGACAGGAAGGGCAAGGTGGTCGTCTTCTCGGTCGACACCGGCGCCGGCTGGTCCAACGATCGATTCAGCGGCTTTGAGGCGGGCATGGAGGGAGCGGAAGGCATCCAGATCGAAGGCCCCATTAACAGCGGCAACGAGCCACGCCAGGCGTTCAACGCGGTGCAGAACACCATGACCGCGAACCCCGACGCGATCGCCATAGCCTCGCTGGACTGCTGCAGCGTGGATGCGGCCGCGAAGTGGGTGCAGCAGAATGGCAAGAAGGGAGAGATAATCGTTGTCGGCTTCGATGTCTTGCCGCAGACCGCGGACTTCATCCGCAACGGAGTCATCCAGTTCACCATCAGCCAGAACCCTGTGGAGCAAGGCTACCAATCGGTCAAGATCCTCAACGACTTCCTTAAGAAGAATAAACCGTTGCGCGACGTCAACACCGGCACAAAGCTGGTCGACAAGTCGAACATCGACGAAGTGCCACTCGAGGGATAGAGCGTGGAGCCTGCATTAGCCGTCGAAGTCGATGGTCTCGTCAAGCGTTACCCGGGCGTGACCGCGCTCGACGGGGTTACGGTCGGGTTCCCCACCGGCAAGATCACCGCGGTCGTCGGCGAGAACGGCGCGGGTAAGTCCACCCTAATGAACATCCTCGCTGGCCTGCAACGCCCAGACAAAGGACTCGTGCGGGTCTTCGGTGAGAAGGTCGAAAACTTCGATCCGCATGCACTCCTGACCATCCACCGGGTGGCGCTCGTGCCGCAAGAGCTCCTCCTCTGCCCGGAGCGGACGGTGGCTGAGAACGTCTTGCTCGGGCTCGAGCCGAGCAGAGGTCCGATTCCGTCACGACGCCAGATGAGGCAGAGGACGGCGGGCTTGCTGGAGGACCTGGGGAGTAACATAGGCCCGGGGCGGGTGGTTGCGGATCTCTCAGTAGCCGAGCAGCAGGAGGTGGTCATAGCCCGCGCACTCGCGCGCGAATGCCGGGTCCTCATACTCGACGAGCCAACCGCGGTGCTCAGTCCCGAGGAGTCCGAGCGTCTGTTCGCGCTGCTGCGCCGCCTGCGGAACTCCGGGACCACGATCGTGTACGTCTCCCACAGAATCCCCGAGGTGTTCTCGCTCGCGGATAAGATCTGTGTCATGCGCGATGGCCGTCTGGTGAAGGAGTGGCCGACAGAAGAGGCGGCGCCTGGCACGGTCGTGCGCTTCATGATCGGCCGCGAGCTCTCCGAATGGGACCACGAACCGGCCGTCGGTCCCGAGCCGCTCTGCAGCGTTCGCGGGTTCGGCGGACCCACCTTCCGCGACGTTTCCTTTGAGCTAATGGAGGGCGAGGTGCTCGGGGTCGCCGGTCTGCCCGACTCCGGCCGCAACGAACTGCTTGGTTCCTTGTTCGGCGCGATCACACCGTACGGTGGAACCGTGCAACTGAGCGGGCGGTTGCTGTGGATTAGCTCGCCCAGGGATGCCATCCGGGCCGGGATGGCGTATGTACCTGCGGAACGCCGCACCCAGGGGCTATTGCCAACGATGGACATCGCCGACAACCTCGCCGTGCTGCGGCTTAAGCGGTTCACGCGCCTCGGCTTCGTCCGATGGCGTGCCCTTCGCCGAGAGGCCGCCCGCCAGGCGGAACGCTTCGGCGTGAGATGCCGAGGCGTCGGACAGGGAGTCGGCGAATTGAGCGGCGGAAACCAGCAGAAGGTCATCCTGGCGCGGTGGATGGAGGTCAAACCACGCCTGATGCTCTTGGAGGAACCCACCCGGGGCGTGGACGTGGGCGCTAAGGACGAGATCTACGAACTACTCCAACAGATGACCCAAGAGGGGGTGGGCGTAATCCTAGCTTCTTCGGACTTGCCTGAGCTGCTGCGGGTCTGCGACCGCATCGCGGTAATGAGGCTAGGAAGACTCGTAGGATTTCTCGACCGCGAGCATGCAACGGAGGAGAAGATCATGGCGTTGGCGACCGGAGTGGAGGAGGGCGCTGCATGAAGCGAAGCGGCATCTTGAACCAACCACTAAGCAATATACTGGCCTCGTTCGGACACACCGACCTCTTGGTGGTCTGCGACGCCGGATTCCCGATCCCAAGGGACGCCCAGCGCGTGGATCTCGCGATCGCTCCTGACCTGCCCGACCTCAGGACCGTGTTGAGCCTCATAAACGAGGAGTTCATCACCGAGAAGGTGGTGATCGCGGAAGAGATGGCCGAGTTCAATCCTCCGTTGCACGGGTGGCTGCAGAAGCACTTCTCCGGCGTCGAGTTCGAGCGGAGACCTCACGAGGAGATGCTTACTCAGGTTGCCACGTCTGCCAAAGCCATCGTGCGTACCGGCGCGTTCGATCCTTGGGGCAACATCGGACTCGTCTCCGGCGTAGACGTCGAACGCTTTTTCGCCAAAGAAGGCACCGTTCTACCCGACTACTACCGCGACAGGGCAGGTGAGGCGTAAGTGCCCTAGTTCTCGCGACAACGCTTGATCGATATGCCAAGCGTAGGCTTCGGAAAGGAGGAGCTACTGCGATGACCAACGCTACACAGGACAGGTCCAGAAGAATGCCTCTTTGGGCCAGAATCGCCGCCGACTTTACCTCAAGGGCCTGGGTGCTCATACCGATCAGCATCGGCATAAACATCGTAGGCGGATTCTTCACGAACCTGCTCAAGCTTCCCGTCTTCCTGGACACCATAGGCACCATCATGGTGGCGGTCCTGGCCGGGCCGTGGGTCGGGGCTCTCGCCGGGCTCCTGACGAATATGGTGTTGGGGCTCGTGTCGAGCCCGACTTACCTGCCTTTCAGCGCGGTTAACGTGGCGGTCGGTCTGGCGGCGGGCTTCCTGGCTACCCACGGGTGGTTTCGGAGCTACTGGAAGGTCGCCGTCAGCGGCCTCGTCATCACCGCGGTGGCGGTGCTCGTCGCCACACCGATCAGGGTGTTGGTGTTCGGCGGCGTTACGGGTCACGGGTCCGACGTAATATTCGCTTACTTCCTAGCCACCGGTTCCAGTTTGATGGAAGCGGTCTTCCAGAAGAGCGCCATCGTCGATCCGATCGACAAGATCGTTAGCGCTTATATCGCCTTCTTTATAGCGAAAGCGGTTCCCTTACGGTACCGTCCATCGAAGGCGCGACAAACCCTCCCGGAATGAACGGCTCGGTAGGTAGCGAAGGCGAGCGTAGTTTGAAGAATCTGCTCGATTACCAGGCAGGGAACAGTTTGGTGCACCGTCTGAACCCGGTCACCAAACTGGTGTTGGCCGGCAGCTTGGTGATCATTGCGTTCCTGCTCCCAGACTACCGTGGCCCGCTGCTCATGACGCTGCTGCTCTTGGGGATTGCGGTGTCGGCAGGGATTTTCCGGCAGCTAATAGTGGCCGTAGGCGTCGTCGCGACGCCGTTGGCGATTGCACTCCTAACCATCCACGGGCTGTTCTATCCGGGCAACCGGACGCCGCTAGTCAGTCTTGGACCCGCAACCTTCTGGGAGGAAGGGCTGCAGTACGCGCTCCTCATCCTCTTTAGGCTGTTGGTACTCATCACAGCCATCCTGCCGGTGATGCTCACCACCTACCCGAAGAAAATGACGATCGCGTTGATCGAGAAGGGCCTCTCCCCCAAGCTGGCCTACGTGTTCATGGCCTCGTTGCAGTTCATCCCCGACATGCAACGGCGGGCCAAAGCCATCTCCGAAGCACAACAGGCCCGAGGTTTGGACATCAAGGCCAGCCTCTGGAAACGGTTTCGTGCCCTGATCGCCATGATGGTGCCGCTCCTAACGGGGGCCCTCATCGCCGCCGAAACCCGTTCGCTCGCGTTGGAGGCCAGGGGTTTCAACCGCAAAGGGGCTCGAACCTACCTCTTCGACGTACCCGATCCCGGGGTCGAGCGGGTGCTGCGGTGGGCGGCGGTTGTGGTGGTGCTCGCGGCGATGGTTTGGAAAGTTGCGGTTTGAGCCTCATAAGGATCGAAAACGTCACGTTCGCTTATTCCAGCCAGCCCGAGGTGCCTGCCCTCAAGGACGTGAGCTGCGGCATCGAGCGGGGAAGCTTCGTTGGCATCACCGGAGTCACCGACGCCGGCAAGTCCAGCTTGTGCCGTTTGATCGCCGGCTACGTCCCGCACTTCTTCGACGGCGAACTCTCCGGCAGGGTGACGGTAGACGGCATAGATACCGCCAAGACCACCATCGGAGAACTCGCGGAGAAGGTGGGTTTCGTCTTCGAAAGCCCCTTCGACCAACTGACCGGAGCGAGCTTGACGGTCACGGAAGAGGTGGCTTTCGCGCTGGAAAACCTCGGCTTTCCCCGAGAGGAGATAGAGCGTAGGGCAAAAGAGAGTTTGGAACGGGCGGGCATCGCCGATCTGGCCGACCGCCATCCCCAGCGGCTTTCCGGCGGGCAGTCGCAGCGCCTGGCTCTGGCCTCGGTCCTCGCGATGCAGCCCGAGATCCTTGTGCTCGACGAACCCACCTCGCAGCTGGATCCCCTGGGCGCCGATGAGGTCTTCGAGGCGGTAAGCGAGATGCACCGCCAGGGTTACACCGTGGTGCTGGTGAGTCACGATCTCGAGCGGTTGGCCGCTCATGCCGATCGCCTGATCGTCATGGAGAACGGCCGCATCCGGTGGGACGGAACCCCGCGCGAAGTCCTACTGGACGCCGCGGCGTCCGGGTACCCTATCCCAATTCCTGACGTGCTTCGTGTTGGACAGCGGCTGCGAGAGA is a window of Rubrobacter xylanophilus DSM 9941 DNA encoding:
- a CDS encoding ribokinase, which translates into the protein MSRIASATVCVVASYAVGLSMAVDRFPRPGETRIGHGFVQGPGGKGSNQAIQAARLGARVELVACVGDDAYGREALDLWCREGISTEHVVQVGDHPTGVGFILVDESGQNSIAIDPGANDALGPRMIDAAQGAFDRSAVCLVQLEISLESAAHALRKAKEAGCITVLNPAPARRIPDEVWGYVDVITPNEGEAAVVLGEEGNEENLGKLLLERVNLAAVVTLGEKGALVLEKSGAVQRVPAFPVPTRDTTGAGDAFSGALGLRLAQGSDVVEAARWGAAAGALTCTVPGVVPALPDRKALLRLLSGNEELAVRGGA
- a CDS encoding energy-coupling factor transporter transmembrane component T family protein, with translation MKNLLDYQAGNSLVHRLNPVTKLVLAGSLVIIAFLLPDYRGPLLMTLLLLGIAVSAGIFRQLIVAVGVVATPLAIALLTIHGLFYPGNRTPLVSLGPATFWEEGLQYALLILFRLLVLITAILPVMLTTYPKKMTIALIEKGLSPKLAYVFMASLQFIPDMQRRAKAISEAQQARGLDIKASLWKRFRALIAMMVPLLTGALIAAETRSLALEARGFNRKGARTYLFDVPDPGVERVLRWAAVVVVLAAMVWKVAV
- a CDS encoding sugar ABC transporter ATP-binding protein; translation: MTALDGVTVGFPTGKITAVVGENGAGKSTLMNILAGLQRPDKGLVRVFGEKVENFDPHALLTIHRVALVPQELLLCPERTVAENVLLGLEPSRGPIPSRRQMRQRTAGLLEDLGSNIGPGRVVADLSVAEQQEVVIARALARECRVLILDEPTAVLSPEESERLFALLRRLRNSGTTIVYVSHRIPEVFSLADKICVMRDGRLVKEWPTEEAAPGTVVRFMIGRELSEWDHEPAVGPEPLCSVRGFGGPTFRDVSFELMEGEVLGVAGLPDSGRNELLGSLFGAITPYGGTVQLSGRLLWISSPRDAIRAGMAYVPAERRTQGLLPTMDIADNLAVLRLKRFTRLGFVRWRALRREAARQAERFGVRCRGVGQGVGELSGGNQQKVILARWMEVKPRLMLLEEPTRGVDVGAKDEIYELLQQMTQEGVGVILASSDLPELLRVCDRIAVMRLGRLVGFLDREHATEEKIMALATGVEEGAA
- a CDS encoding ECF transporter S component, with translation MTNATQDRSRRMPLWARIAADFTSRAWVLIPISIGINIVGGFFTNLLKLPVFLDTIGTIMVAVLAGPWVGALAGLLTNMVLGLVSSPTYLPFSAVNVAVGLAAGFLATHGWFRSYWKVAVSGLVITAVAVLVATPIRVLVFGGVTGHGSDVIFAYFLATGSSLMEAVFQKSAIVDPIDKIVSAYIAFFIAKAVPLRYRPSKARQTLPE
- a CDS encoding sugar ABC transporter substrate-binding protein, with the translated sequence MVLDRRRQRGNGILKRGIITLAALVVAAFVVAACGGVVQPGDEGGGSGQDGFRLADYIREHVENGDKLVIRVSYHNTSLGFANPIREGVEKAKRELGVDAELIGPANGSAQEQVSELQTLISQQKVDGLAVSSASNDALKPVIAQAYNAGIPIISFNTNNPGSKQMAFVGQDLVQSGRFEAEQLRKELGDRKGKVVVFSVDTGAGWSNDRFSGFEAGMEGAEGIQIEGPINSGNEPRQAFNAVQNTMTANPDAIAIASLDCCSVDAAAKWVQQNGKKGEIIVVGFDVLPQTADFIRNGVIQFTISQNPVEQGYQSVKILNDFLKKNKPLRDVNTGTKLVDKSNIDEVPLEG
- a CDS encoding ABC transporter permease, producing MARESGVLTALAMLVFAGSFVAPGLWAPQNMLNVGQQVAQIGIMAVGMTFVIITAQIDLSVGSIYALAAVVTGLLLTQGSPAWVACLGGLAVGFCAGLVNGLTTVYLHIPSFIVTLGTLSAFRGLTLLLTNGSPISLDANQANVQTFSLLGQGLLFSVVPMEFAFLILTFIFGYVLLAWTKYGFYVYAVGGSAEAARLCGINVARVRLTSFVILGTLSAFSGILGLSFLNYVQGVTGQGLELVVISAVIIGGTALFGGSGTMLGTLIGVALIGVLQNILVLSGLSSFWQILVVGVVVILAVALDSYLRRRRKMKGP
- the rbsD gene encoding D-ribose pyranase gives rise to the protein MKRSGILNQPLSNILASFGHTDLLVVCDAGFPIPRDAQRVDLAIAPDLPDLRTVLSLINEEFITEKVVIAEEMAEFNPPLHGWLQKHFSGVEFERRPHEEMLTQVATSAKAIVRTGAFDPWGNIGLVSGVDVERFFAKEGTVLPDYYRDRAGEA